GGCCGAGCTGGCCGGCGACGCGGCCGACGCGTTCGCCGCCGGCCGGCCCGACCATCCCCTGACGTCGGACCTGGCGGCGGCGCCGGTGGACGCCGACCCGGTGCGGCTGCGGCAGGTCCTGGACAACCTGCTGGCCAACGCGGCCGTGCACACCCCGCCCGGGACCTCGGTGCACGTCGCCGTGACGGTCGAGGGCGCCGAAGCCGTCGTCCGGGTCGCCGACACCGGGCCCGGCATCGCGCCGTCCGTTCAGGAGCGGATCTTCGACCGCTTCTTCCGCGTCGACGATTCGCGCACGCGCGGCAACGGCGGCACCGGGCTCGGGCTGTCGGTGGTCCAGTCCTTGGTGACGGCCCACGGCGGCACGGTCGGCGTCGATTCGCGGCCGGGCCGGACCGTCTTCACCGTGCGGTTGCCGCTCGTCCCGTGACGTGCGGCGGCGGCGTCCAGCCGGGGGAGAGGTCCGCTGACGGCTCGGGTGCGCCGAAGACCGTCCGCACCGGCAGCACGCCGGCCCAGGCGGTGTCCGCGCCGACGTCGTCCGGTTCGTCGTCCGGGCCCTCGGCACGCATCTTCACCGACGCCTCCGCCAGGTCCAGCGCGAGGACGCTGACCGCGGCGAACTCCTTCGCGTTGACCTCGCGCGCGTGCTCCCACGAGCCGGGCGCGAGGTGGTCGGTGAGCACCTTCAGGCCGTGCAGCTTCGCTTCGGGTTCGACGACCGGCTTCGCGGTGCCGAAGACCACGGCGCTGCGGTAGTTCATCGAGTGGTTGTTCACCGAGCGCGAGTAGACGATGCCGTCGAGGAGCGTCACCGTCACGCAGACGTCGACGTCCTGGGTCGCCGCGCGGAGGCTGGCCGCGCCGGTCGAGCCGTGCAGGTAGAGCGTGTCGCCGTCGCGGCCGTAGCCGGTCGGCAGGACCAGCGGCACGCCGTCGCGGACGATCCCGAGGTGGCAGATCAGGCCTTCGTCCAGGACGGCGTGGAGGGCTGAGCGGTCGGTCACCGCGCGGTGCTTCTTGCGGCCGAGCGTCGTGCGGGGCGTGGGGGAGAGCATGCGACCAGCGTCTCCCGCGGCAGTGGCCTCGGAAAACGGCCACTTCTCGTACACTCGGGAAGTCCACTTGAGGAGGTCCCGTGTCCCACGCCGACACCGCGCTCCCGGTCAGCCTCGACCGCGAGGCCGTCACGCCCCTGGCCGTCCAGCTGGCCGATGCGCTGCGCGAGGCCGCGGCGTCCGGGCACCTGCGCGGCGGCGACCGGCTCCCGTCGACGCGGGCCCTGGCCGGTCGGCTCGGCGTCAGCCGCACGGTGACGTCGGCGGCTTACGAGCAGCTCCACGCCGAGGGCTGGATCGCCGGGCGGCACGGCTCCGGCACCTACGTCACCACCCCGCCGACGCTGTCGGCCTCGGAAGTCCCCGTGCCCGGTCCGGTGCCGGGCGCGGAGGCCGAGATCTCACCGCTGCTCGACCTGGGGCCCGGCACGCCGTGGGCCGCCGGGCTGGACCGCGCGGCCTGGCGGCGCGCCTGGCGTGCGGCGGCCGACCCGGATCCGCTGGTCCGCGCCCACCGCGCGGGGCTGCCGGAGTACCGCGCGGCGGTGTCGGAGCACCTGCTACGCCACCGCGGGCTGGCCGCCGGGTCGGTCCTGGCCACCGGCGGGACGACGGCCGCGGTCGTGGAGCTGGCCGCCGCGGTGCTGCGACGCGGCGACGTCGTCGCTGTCGAAGAGCCCGGCTACCAGCGCGCGGTGCAGGCGTTCCTGCGGGCGGGGATGCGGGTCGTCGGCGTGCCGGTCGACGAGGAAGGGCTGCGGCCGGGGGAGATCCCGGCCGGCGCGCGGGCGGTGTACTGCTCGCCGGCGCACCAGTACCCGATGGGCAGCAGGCTGAGCGCGGCCCGCCGCGTCGAGCTGGTGGAGCGCGCGCGGTCCGACGGGATGCTCGTCATCGAGGACGACTACGACGGCGAGCTCCGCTTCGACGTCGCACCGCTGCCGATGCTGGCCGCGCTGGCCCCGGACGTCGTGGCGCACCTGGGGACCACGAGCAAGATCCTCACGCCGACGCTGGGCGCGGGCTGGATGGTGGCACCGGAGGCGATCACGTCGGCGGTGCTGGCCTACCGCGACCTGACCGGAACGCGGCCGTCGCCGGCCGGGCAGCGCGTGCTGTACGAATTCGCGCGGAACGGCGATCTGGGCCGCCACCTGCGGAAGCTGCGCCGGGAAATGGCGGAGCGGCGGACCCTGCTGGCGGGTGCGCTCTCGGGGGCGGGCATCCCGGTCCGCGGCGACGACGCGGGCGCGCACCTGGTGGTGCCGTTCCCGTCGGCCGCGGTCGAGGTCGCGGTGATCGAGGCGGCGGAACGGCGCGGCATCCGGCTGGACGGGCTGGCGCGGCACTTCGCGGGAACGCCGTCGGCGCACGGAGTGGCGATCGGGTACGCCGGGTGTTCGCGGGAGGCCTTGGTGGCGGCGCTGCCGGCACTGGTCTCACTGCTGCGCTGACAACGTCCAATGTGGACCATGCGGTGCTTGGTCCGTGAATGGCACATTGAAGGACTTCAAGTCCCTCAATGTGCCATTCACGGACCTTCAGGAGAATCGCAACGGGCGGGCGGGGAGGTTCGCGGCCACCGCGTCCGAGATTTCCTGCAGCGGGCCGGTCCCCGCGCTGTCCGGCACGGTGAGCGCCGCGTACACCTCACGGTCCACGACGTACCACGTCGACGCGCCTTCGCCGGGGACCTGCAGCCACTGGACCTTGTTCACCAGGCGCAGCTGGGCCGACGGCGTCAGCTCCGGCGGCCGGTTCAGGCCG
This window of the Amycolatopsis balhimycina FH 1894 genome carries:
- a CDS encoding pyridoxamine 5'-phosphate oxidase family protein; its protein translation is MLSPTPRTTLGRKKHRAVTDRSALHAVLDEGLICHLGIVRDGVPLVLPTGYGRDGDTLYLHGSTGAASLRAATQDVDVCVTVTLLDGIVYSRSVNNHSMNYRSAVVFGTAKPVVEPEAKLHGLKVLTDHLAPGSWEHAREVNAKEFAAVSVLALDLAEASVKMRAEGPDDEPDDVGADTAWAGVLPVRTVFGAPEPSADLSPGWTPPPHVTGRAATAR
- a CDS encoding PLP-dependent aminotransferase family protein, which codes for MSHADTALPVSLDREAVTPLAVQLADALREAAASGHLRGGDRLPSTRALAGRLGVSRTVTSAAYEQLHAEGWIAGRHGSGTYVTTPPTLSASEVPVPGPVPGAEAEISPLLDLGPGTPWAAGLDRAAWRRAWRAAADPDPLVRAHRAGLPEYRAAVSEHLLRHRGLAAGSVLATGGTTAAVVELAAAVLRRGDVVAVEEPGYQRAVQAFLRAGMRVVGVPVDEEGLRPGEIPAGARAVYCSPAHQYPMGSRLSAARRVELVERARSDGMLVIEDDYDGELRFDVAPLPMLAALAPDVVAHLGTTSKILTPTLGAGWMVAPEAITSAVLAYRDLTGTRPSPAGQRVLYEFARNGDLGRHLRKLRREMAERRTLLAGALSGAGIPVRGDDAGAHLVVPFPSAAVEVAVIEAAERRGIRLDGLARHFAGTPSAHGVAIGYAGCSREALVAALPALVSLLR